In the Commensalibacter nepenthis genome, AATTATCCAACAAAGCAAAAACAAATGGTTTATATTGTTCAACAGGTAAACTGCGTGCAACAATAGCTGCCATTAATGCAATTTTATCCAAAGGAAAATCTTTAAAAATATAATAGACTTTGCCTGTGTTAATATATTGTTTTTCGATTTCAGGAAAAATAGTTTGTGCAAAGCGACCACAATGAGCACATGTCAAAGAGAACCATTCTTGAATATGGACTTTGGCATTGGGGTTCCCTAATGCGCGTGGTGCTGTAAAACTAGGTGAAATCGTTGCTGCTTTGGCGCGTAGGTTGGATGCAAATAAGGTTGCTGCGGGAAGCGCAGTGCTTAGAAATAGGCGACGAGTAATAGCCATAATAGTGTTCCTAAAATAGTAAAAAAAGACAATTATATTTGTTTCAATTTTAACATAAAAATTGATGGTTAATCTCTTATTTTATCATAAATATTGTCGATGATTATAAATAATTTGTTTGCAGTATGCAAAGAGAGACCTAAATAGGGGCATTGGTCAATAATATCAATCATCCACCCCGAAAGATAAAGAATACAGCACCAACAATACAAAGCCCTGCCCATACATAATCCAGCTTAAAGGATTGATTCATGAAAAAGATACTAAATGGGATAAAAACCAATAGCGTAATGGCTTCTTGCATGATCTTTAATTCACCCAAAGAGAGTTTGGTATATCCAATACGGTTGGCAGGAACTTGGATCATATATTCGCCCAAAGCAATGCACCAGCTAATGAGTGCAGCAATATACCAAGGTTTGCTTTCCAATGTTTTTAAATGTCCATACCATGCATAGGTCATAAATAGATTAGATAAGACCAACATCGACGCAGTCGTTAACCAAACAGGCATTTGATTCTCTTTTCAAGTATAAATTTTGTTGAATTTAAATAAATTTTAGTGGTTTGTTAAATAAATTGAATATGCTAACATTTGGTAATAATTTTTGATATATAAATGAAATTATTCAAATGGCTAAAACAATTTTTTATTTTATATGCTTGATAAGCATGATCCAATAGTAAAATACTGGAGATAATACTATTTTATAATCATATTCTGTTGTAGGAGATTTTTAATGATTATTTTGTGTGGGGATGTTTTAATTGATTTTATCCCAGATAAAACTGCGGATGGAGCAGATTGCTATTGTCCAGCCCCCGGTGGGTCATGTGCCAATATTGCCGTGGCGATTGGTCGTTTGGGCGGAAAAGTTGGGTTTATGGGTGGGATATCCAATGATTTTCTAGGTGAAAAACTAATGGAATTTCTTGAAACCTCTAATGTCGAAACACGCTATGTTGCACGGGGACCCCAACAAACGACGCTTGCGTTTGTAGAGTTGGGAGAAGAAGAACCTCAATACGCTTTTTATGATGAAAATACAGTATCTCGTCTTTGGGTGCGTTCACAATCCCCTGGATTTACAGAAGATGTTAATTTAATCCATATTGGTTCAACTTCCTTGATCGGCCCCCCCATTTCAGAGGCATGTGAACAAATGTTCAGAATTGAAAAGGGGAAACGGATTCTCTCTGTTGATCCAAACTGTCGTCCTGGTAATACATTACATCCAGACGTATATCGTGCTCGAATGGCACGCTTGCTTGCTATGGCAGATGTGATTAAACTTTCCAAGTCTGATCTTGCATTCTTAATGCCGGATACCTCTTTTGATGAGGCTGCTGAAATGTGGATTTCACAAGGGACTTCGATCGTGATCGTGACACGAGGTAGCCAAGGCACATTATGTTATTTGCCAGGTCAAAAAACAATTACCGTAGAGCCCGATTATATTGATGATGTTGTCGATTCTATTGGTGCTGGGGATACGTTCATGGCTGCAACCTTGGCGTATTTGCAGAAAGAAGAGTTGTTAACATTGGATAATATTAAAACAATTACGCCCGATCAAATTACCAAAGCATTAAAATATGCATCTGTTGCCGCAGCAATGATATGTCAACGTCGTGGGGCTAATCCTCCTTGGGAAAAAGAGGTTGCGGCACGCATTGCGTCTAAAAAGTAACTTCTAAAATTGGCAAAGATAAAGTTTTTTCTTTGCCCTTCAAATTTACACATATTTTCAAATAAATCGGTTTTTAATCATTGATGGTTGTAGGAAAACTATCAAAGGCAAGAAAATGAGTAATACATTGAAAAGGCTTGGTGCTGATGATTTTGAGGATTGCCAAAAAATAAGAATAGAAGGATTCGAACAGCAAGAGCGTGAATTTCGCCTTTCCCCTCAACATGAAAAAACTATCTAAAAGTGTTGTAATAGAACGTTTAAAATCTGATTTTATTATTGGATCATATGAGAATAATAATTTAATTGGTATTGGCGGGTTGACACGATTTGCAGGTTCAAAATTACAGCATAGAGCGTTGTTATGGGGAATGTATGTTCGTTCAGAATATCGAGGAAAAAATGTTGCAAACACCATTATGTCATTGTTAATTGGGCATGCAACTGATAGTAAAATTGAAAGAGTAATATTAACTGTTGTCAGTAGTAATTTACGTGCCATTAGTTTTTATAAAAAATGGAAATTTATTTCTTATGGGTTCGACCCATATGCAGTGAAGTGAAGTAATGGTGATTATTTGAATGAAATTTTGATGGTTAGATCCATATCTAGCATTTGAAAAAAAATTATATTGATTAAGAATCTCTTTTGTTAATGTCACTTTCATCTGCTTGCTTAGAAGCTGGAAAAACCCAATTATCAGGAATATGCATTCTTAAACGTCGAATATGTCTTGGGTCAGAGTCTAATACTCTAAACACCAAACCGCTAGAATGTGTTAATACTTCACCTTTGGTGGGAACATGCTCTGCCAAACGAAAAACAAGACCACCAATCGTATCAATGTCAGAGTTACTTTCTTCTTCGGTTAAAAAAGAGCCTATATGTTTTTCAAGATCTTCCAATACCATTCTGGCATCAAGGTCTAGGGTATTGCGATCACGTTCAACGATCATTTCCACATCAGGATCATCATGTTCATCCGCAATGTCGCCGACGATTGTTTCAACAAGATCCTCAATGGTGACCAAACCATCAATACCGCCATATTCGTCGATGACCAACCCGAGATGCGTTCGATGTTGACGCATTTGTAACAATAAATCCAAAATAGGGATTTGTGGTGCTATAAAAAGG is a window encoding:
- a CDS encoding hemolysin family protein, whose translation is MPRGSGSANNSPFDNGQNSSQQKPKRFKSVVSRWIYKSKHPSLRQSIVNLVDEENANDQSPQHANTEELSTQERLLISNILRLRGKTADDVMVPRADIFAIEDTITLEKVLEVMRHENHSRVPVYHTELDNIIGMLHVKDLIAYTGTQEEFNITNLLRQPLFIAPQIPILDLLLQMRQHRTHLGLVIDEYGGIDGLVTIEDLVETIVGDIADEHDDPDVEMIVERDRNTLDLDARMVLEDLEKHIGSFLTEEESNSDIDTIGGLVFRLAEHVPTKGEVLTHSSGLVFRVLDSDPRHIRRLRMHIPDNWVFPASKQADESDINKRDS
- a CDS encoding GNAT family N-acetyltransferase; this encodes MKKLSKSVVIERLKSDFIIGSYENNNLIGIGGLTRFAGSKLQHRALLWGMYVRSEYRGKNVANTIMSLLIGHATDSKIERVILTVVSSNLRAISFYKKWKFISYGFDPYAVK
- a CDS encoding thioredoxin domain-containing protein, which encodes MAITRRLFLSTALPAATLFASNLRAKAATISPSFTAPRALGNPNAKVHIQEWFSLTCAHCGRFAQTIFPEIEKQYINTGKVYYIFKDFPLDKIALMAAIVARSLPVEQYKPFVFALLDNLDQWAFKEGADPAKELQKYATLAGMNASQFEQVTNDSALRNAILAEVKQAEDQYKIDSTPTFIFNNQPVVGELTIEDFGKQVTSALSRQPTP
- a CDS encoding DMT family protein; translation: MPVWLTTASMLVLSNLFMTYAWYGHLKTLESKPWYIAALISWCIALGEYMIQVPANRIGYTKLSLGELKIMQEAITLLVFIPFSIFFMNQSFKLDYVWAGLCIVGAVFFIFRGG
- a CDS encoding carbohydrate kinase family protein encodes the protein MIILCGDVLIDFIPDKTADGADCYCPAPGGSCANIAVAIGRLGGKVGFMGGISNDFLGEKLMEFLETSNVETRYVARGPQQTTLAFVELGEEEPQYAFYDENTVSRLWVRSQSPGFTEDVNLIHIGSTSLIGPPISEACEQMFRIEKGKRILSVDPNCRPGNTLHPDVYRARMARLLAMADVIKLSKSDLAFLMPDTSFDEAAEMWISQGTSIVIVTRGSQGTLCYLPGQKTITVEPDYIDDVVDSIGAGDTFMAATLAYLQKEELLTLDNIKTITPDQITKALKYASVAAAMICQRRGANPPWEKEVAARIASKK